A region from the Solibacillus sp. FSL H8-0523 genome encodes:
- a CDS encoding iron ABC transporter permease gives MNKLQVSEHKQQLLPKNLMKVVLVLILLLALSIIASLVFGSRTIGLAGLQDGLFHPDVQSHEANVVRQRIVRTIFCFLVGAALGVSGALMQSVTRNPIADPSILGVNTGASLFVVCGIAFFNISSANEYIFLAIAGAILTAIFVFGIGSMGASGATPLKLVLAGAATSAILSSLVTAVMIPRTNVMDQFRFWQVGSVGSGNWDSISLFIPFLTIGLLVALFTAPALNALALGDEVATGLGVRTGTVRLFASLGGVLLCGAATALAGPIGFIGLLATHLVRLTVGPDVRAIIPLSALTGGIVLLISDVCGRLLGSPSELQVGILTAFVGAPILIYITMKAKVRSL, from the coding sequence ATGAACAAATTACAAGTTTCCGAACATAAGCAACAGCTACTGCCAAAAAACTTGATGAAAGTAGTCCTTGTTCTTATCCTATTACTTGCGCTAAGCATCATAGCATCGCTCGTATTCGGTTCTCGTACAATTGGCTTGGCTGGACTACAGGATGGTTTATTCCATCCTGATGTGCAGTCACACGAGGCCAATGTTGTGCGACAACGAATTGTACGAACGATTTTTTGCTTTCTAGTAGGTGCGGCACTTGGTGTATCCGGTGCGCTTATGCAATCGGTTACCCGCAATCCGATAGCCGATCCGAGTATTTTAGGGGTTAATACCGGGGCTTCGCTATTTGTTGTTTGTGGGATTGCTTTTTTCAATATTAGCTCGGCAAATGAATATATCTTTTTAGCAATAGCAGGTGCCATCCTCACTGCTATTTTTGTATTTGGCATTGGCTCAATGGGAGCTAGTGGTGCTACACCCTTAAAGCTTGTTCTTGCGGGTGCCGCCACAAGTGCCATTCTTTCTTCCCTTGTAACCGCCGTGATGATTCCGCGCACAAATGTGATGGATCAGTTTCGATTTTGGCAGGTCGGAAGTGTGGGCTCAGGAAATTGGGACTCGATTTCGTTATTTATTCCATTTTTAACCATTGGTTTACTTGTTGCCCTATTTACTGCTCCTGCGCTAAATGCCCTAGCTTTAGGTGATGAAGTTGCAACGGGTCTTGGTGTGCGTACAGGTACGGTTCGTCTCTTTGCTTCACTTGGGGGTGTACTACTTTGTGGTGCTGCGACGGCGCTTGCTGGTCCAATTGGCTTTATCGGCCTTTTAGCCACGCATCTTGTACGACTAACTGTAGGTCCTGATGTCCGCGCCATAATTCCATTATCCGCACTAACGGGAGGCATTGTGCTGCTGATTTCTGATGTATGTGGTCGCCTACTAGGAAGTCCGAGCGAGCTACAGGTGGGGATTTTAACAGCCTTTGTCGGTGCGCCGATTTTAATTTACATAACAATGAAAGCGAAAGTGCGTAGCCTATGA
- a CDS encoding UvrD-helicase domain-containing protein, translating to MNEQSYLTHTITSLRAVYERLTANITEKDANYKDLQEYMIDYKAELDKFEVYDYQQTLSMIDKQGFRQVMEREQVKKLIDSPYFGNFDFQYVGDGEAERFYVGRFGFREPDGTTLIYDWRAPVCNMYYEFELGEAYYEAMDKRFDGEITGKRQIKIESGQLQYALESSLTIQDEVLQQTLNKQSTEKMKTIVTSIQREQNQIVRHEAAHTLVIQGVAGSGKTAVALHRIAYFLYKFRDTLRPERIFILSPNKVFGDYISRQDKKSP from the coding sequence ATGAACGAACAAAGCTATTTAACCCATACAATTACCAGTTTACGCGCGGTATATGAGCGTTTAACCGCTAATATTACCGAAAAAGACGCAAACTATAAGGATTTACAAGAATATATGATCGATTACAAGGCCGAGCTCGATAAATTTGAAGTTTACGATTACCAGCAAACGCTTAGCATGATTGATAAACAGGGCTTTCGTCAAGTGATGGAGCGCGAACAGGTGAAAAAGTTAATCGATTCACCGTACTTTGGAAATTTTGATTTTCAGTACGTAGGTGATGGCGAAGCAGAGCGCTTTTACGTTGGGCGTTTTGGGTTCCGTGAGCCAGACGGGACGACACTGATCTATGATTGGCGCGCACCGGTTTGTAATATGTATTACGAATTTGAGTTGGGCGAGGCTTATTATGAGGCGATGGACAAGCGTTTTGACGGAGAAATAACGGGCAAGCGCCAGATTAAAATTGAAAGCGGACAATTGCAGTACGCACTGGAAAGCTCACTGACGATTCAAGATGAAGTATTGCAGCAAACCTTAAACAAGCAGTCCACGGAAAAAATGAAAACCATTGTTACATCGATTCAGCGCGAGCAAAACCAAATTGTGCGTCATGAAGCAGCGCATACATTGGTTATTCAAGGGGTTGCTGGATCTGGTAAAACCGCGGTGGCGCTGCACAGAATCGCTTACTTTTTATACAAATTCCGCGATACGTTGCGTCCTGAACGTATTTTTATTTTGTCTCCGAATAAGGTGTTTGGTGACTATATTTCAAGACAAGATAAAAAGAGCCCATAA
- a CDS encoding DUF4430 domain-containing protein, giving the protein MGFWKKWLNIALTAVLMLTLLTPATATIANAEELNTTAEQTENLLAVQVEIDGLDKKIVESTTTNIAEGTKAIDAVKQVLDNAKIAYEVLDGDYGPYIKSIEGLAAGKFNGWDGWMYTVNGQAPSVGLGAYPLAANDVLKVYYSKYPVLSAVTTESNGQQAVTLNLVGDHFSARELVTALENWEVPAEVTLQSVIRYSNEKVTLKIQANPGTYTIKALAPTLTSAQQAEVTIEVKDAVAETVRLIEALPTIEELSETNKLALKAARAAFDALTAEQQALVTNSNELIEKENTFKTLNAVTVTVNVRVEGIKDTTLNVKNFVAHGDGEVTAAGATLQVLEANKIPTDYSTSTGYFKSINNDGERALGDGSGWMYKVNGVYPDVYGNGYVLKDGDEIVWEFINSFSVRENYDYNGVTYMYSGADTVDVITFNPIIEMSQTVQAGQDVTIKVTGNYNTIDYMFEKKSGPHAVALEDVSIEYNGKVYKTVKHEETIDDETVVYGKAVIPAEDVVPGTFELRFTKDLPGTIKDASGKDKVLESFPRILRTYKTLEVLEVSQDNRKLAQDALALGNQYLTTNNELVSKRVNESSSGFWMLAALKAAGVNVTNYPWTTAPTAEGTFWKTNLEEPLKTADQKLGSIIAATALGLDPTNLKGRNQVADLLAGQNEATHLMATIYSEPLALIALDLVKADYDRQQHIKAILNLQNSTTGFWSGGIDITGWALFALAPYKDQPEVKAAIDKAVAALHKNYQEKGFTNNANTMAAMISGLASAGEDVFSEKWTYVKDGKHINIVGHLVENYIFEDGGVRFLSSQNKSSLMAVEQVYVALFDALNNKSTFSTLNEGTQAPTPTEPGENTGGGTTSPEQPAPTPTTDKVTMSIAISSSEVVLPSEQFDINADETAFDLLKRVTQAKNIALNARETSMGMYVVGIAGINEFDRGKLSGWMYSVNGAYPSVSANQYVLEKDDVVNWVYTTDLGEDVGSPSVGGGVATETPKEPEKVEEKPTEATLNEVTAEQLKDKEQIVVKDKSGIEVSVPTAGLQLKDDEKLVVAVQNTTEKIEVNLNIVAEDGTTTAVNTGKNYVKVTLTLETKDSNLVVLQLVDGQYRAVPHTVVDGVVTILTKTSGTFIVSNEQVSFSDIDNLFSKEEIEFLANRHVVLGADGAFMPNSALTRGQFAMMIARALGLQTSENNPFTDTVGKEYEKDVQALFEAGITTGTSDTTFDPTAKITREQSAAFMARVFEYMGMKANTSSTVSYSDDEAISSVYAAAIALLAEYDIMTGKSDGTFDPKGHLSRAEMAKIFKRTLNKAGLM; this is encoded by the coding sequence GTGGGATTTTGGAAAAAGTGGTTGAATATCGCTTTAACCGCAGTGCTAATGCTGACGTTGCTAACACCAGCAACAGCGACGATAGCAAATGCAGAAGAACTCAATACAACTGCTGAGCAAACAGAGAATTTACTGGCAGTACAAGTTGAAATTGACGGACTTGATAAAAAAATAGTCGAATCAACAACAACGAACATAGCAGAGGGTACTAAGGCAATCGATGCAGTGAAGCAAGTACTAGACAACGCTAAAATTGCTTATGAAGTACTTGATGGCGACTATGGTCCATACATTAAATCCATTGAGGGCTTAGCTGCAGGTAAGTTTAATGGCTGGGATGGCTGGATGTATACGGTGAATGGACAAGCACCATCTGTAGGCTTAGGCGCTTATCCATTAGCAGCAAATGATGTGCTAAAGGTGTATTACAGCAAATATCCTGTATTATCGGCTGTAACAACTGAGAGCAACGGACAGCAAGCAGTAACACTAAATTTAGTTGGTGATCATTTTTCAGCTAGAGAGCTGGTTACCGCTTTAGAAAACTGGGAAGTACCAGCAGAAGTAACCTTACAAAGTGTTATCAGATACAGCAATGAAAAAGTGACACTTAAAATTCAAGCAAACCCAGGTACGTACACAATTAAAGCGCTAGCGCCTACATTAACAAGTGCGCAACAAGCAGAAGTAACAATTGAAGTGAAAGATGCCGTAGCAGAAACTGTTCGATTAATCGAGGCATTACCTACAATTGAAGAACTGAGTGAAACAAACAAGCTGGCTTTAAAAGCAGCACGTGCAGCATTTGATGCACTAACAGCAGAGCAACAAGCACTTGTTACAAATAGTAATGAGCTAATTGAAAAAGAAAATACTTTTAAAACACTGAATGCTGTAACGGTAACAGTAAATGTTCGTGTTGAGGGTATTAAAGATACAACATTAAACGTAAAAAACTTTGTGGCTCATGGTGACGGAGAAGTTACGGCAGCAGGTGCGACCTTACAAGTATTAGAAGCAAATAAGATTCCAACAGATTACAGCACTTCTACAGGCTATTTCAAATCGATTAACAATGATGGCGAACGAGCGCTTGGTGATGGTAGTGGCTGGATGTACAAAGTAAATGGCGTCTATCCGGATGTCTATGGAAATGGTTATGTATTAAAAGACGGTGATGAAATTGTTTGGGAATTCATCAACTCATTTTCTGTAAGAGAAAATTATGATTATAATGGCGTCACATATATGTATTCTGGTGCAGACACAGTGGACGTCATTACGTTTAATCCGATTATCGAAATGTCACAAACGGTACAAGCTGGGCAAGATGTGACGATTAAAGTGACAGGTAACTATAATACAATCGATTACATGTTCGAAAAAAAATCGGGTCCTCATGCAGTTGCCTTAGAGGATGTATCGATTGAGTACAACGGCAAAGTGTACAAAACGGTCAAGCATGAAGAGACGATTGATGATGAAACAGTCGTTTACGGAAAAGCAGTTATTCCAGCTGAAGACGTCGTTCCAGGTACATTTGAACTTCGCTTTACAAAAGATTTACCAGGTACGATTAAAGATGCAAGTGGAAAAGACAAAGTATTAGAATCCTTCCCACGTATCTTACGCACATACAAAACTTTAGAGGTTTTAGAAGTAAGTCAGGACAATCGTAAATTAGCACAAGATGCATTAGCATTAGGAAATCAATATTTAACAACAAACAACGAATTAGTATCAAAACGTGTGAACGAATCAAGTAGCGGCTTTTGGATGTTAGCAGCATTAAAAGCAGCAGGTGTGAATGTAACGAATTATCCATGGACAACGGCACCAACAGCTGAAGGAACGTTTTGGAAAACGAATTTAGAAGAGCCATTAAAAACAGCTGACCAAAAATTAGGCTCTATTATTGCAGCAACTGCATTAGGTTTAGACCCAACTAACTTAAAGGGCCGTAACCAAGTTGCCGATTTACTAGCAGGTCAAAACGAAGCAACGCATTTAATGGCAACAATTTATAGTGAACCATTAGCATTGATTGCACTTGATTTAGTAAAAGCGGACTATGATCGCCAACAGCATATAAAAGCGATTTTAAATTTACAAAATAGCACGACAGGCTTTTGGTCTGGTGGTATTGACATCACAGGCTGGGCACTATTCGCCTTAGCACCATATAAAGACCAGCCTGAAGTAAAAGCAGCTATCGACAAAGCAGTTGCCGCTTTACACAAAAACTATCAAGAAAAAGGCTTTACGAATAATGCCAACACAATGGCCGCAATGATTTCAGGACTTGCATCAGCTGGCGAAGATGTATTTTCTGAAAAATGGACTTATGTAAAAGATGGGAAACACATTAATATCGTCGGACATTTAGTAGAAAATTATATTTTTGAAGATGGTGGCGTACGATTCTTATCTAGCCAAAATAAATCTAGCTTAATGGCAGTTGAACAAGTGTATGTTGCTTTATTCGATGCATTGAACAATAAATCAACATTCTCAACATTAAATGAAGGTACACAAGCACCAACGCCAACAGAGCCAGGAGAAAATACAGGCGGGGGCACAACTTCACCTGAGCAGCCAGCACCAACACCGACTACAGATAAAGTAACGATGTCAATTGCTATTTCATCATCAGAAGTAGTACTGCCAAGTGAACAATTTGACATCAATGCCGATGAAACCGCGTTTGATTTATTAAAACGTGTGACACAAGCAAAAAACATTGCACTAAATGCCCGAGAAACATCGATGGGTATGTATGTAGTGGGCATTGCAGGTATCAATGAATTTGACCGCGGTAAATTAAGTGGTTGGATGTATAGTGTAAACGGCGCGTATCCTTCTGTTTCAGCTAATCAATATGTGTTGGAAAAGGATGATGTCGTAAATTGGGTTTACACAACGGATTTAGGGGAAGACGTTGGTTCACCATCAGTTGGTGGTGGTGTAGCAACAGAAACGCCGAAAGAGCCTGAAAAAGTGGAAGAAAAGCCAACTGAAGCAACCTTAAATGAAGTGACAGCAGAGCAATTAAAAGATAAAGAACAAATTGTTGTAAAAGACAAATCAGGTATTGAAGTGAGTGTTCCAACAGCTGGCTTACAACTAAAAGACGATGAAAAGTTAGTTGTAGCTGTACAAAATACTACTGAAAAGATTGAAGTAAACTTGAATATTGTTGCAGAAGATGGAACAACAACTGCAGTAAATACAGGTAAAAATTATGTAAAAGTAACACTAACACTAGAAACAAAAGATTCGAATCTTGTCGTTCTACAATTAGTAGATGGTCAATATCGTGCAGTACCACATACAGTTGTTGATGGTGTTGTAACGATTTTAACAAAAACAAGTGGAACATTCATCGTTAGCAATGAGCAAGTATCATTTAGCGATATCGACAATTTATTTAGTAAAGAAGAAATCGAATTCTTAGCAAACCGTCATGTTGTTTTAGGAGCGGACGGGGCATTTATGCCAAATAGCGCGCTTACACGTGGACAATTTGCGATGATGATTGCACGTGCGTTAGGCTTACAAACATCTGAAAACAATCCATTTACTGATACGGTTGGTAAGGAATATGAGAAAGATGTGCAAGCTTTATTTGAAGCAGGCATTACAACCGGTACATCTGACACAACATTCGATCCGACAGCAAAAATTACTCGTGAGCAGTCAGCGGCATTTATGGCACGTGTGTTTGAGTACATGGGTATGAAAGCAAATACCTCTTCAACTGTAAGTTACTCAGACGATGAAGCGATTAGTAGCGTTTATGCAGCAGCTATTGCATTACTTGCGGAGTACGATATTATGACAGGAAAATCAGATGGAACATTCGATCCAAAAGGTCACTTGTCACGTGCAGAGATGGCGAAAATCTTTAAACGTACACTAAATAAAGCTGGGTTAATGTAA
- a CDS encoding NAD(P)/FAD-dependent oxidoreductase produces the protein MNLYDVTIVGGGPAGLYSAFYAGMRDMKTKILEFHPYLGGKVNIFLEKMLWDVGGQPPIVAEKFIGQLIEQAMTFEPTVCLNSKVQHIEKQDGVFVITTDNGDKHYSKSVIIAIGGGIFEPIKLEIEGAEKYEMTNLHYTINGIDRFKGKDVLISGGGNGAIDWAVELLPIANKVTVIYRSEELKAHEAQVKKLKEYNVDIMLNTEIQSLISNDSKTAIEHVIIREGAVAKKLEVDEIIICHGYNREVSLDFAEGIVPKRNEHKQFESEGQCKTTTPGVYAVGDIVAYADKVYLLVGTFNDAVLAVNSAKKYIEPDANSYAMVSSHNEKFTERNQQLVIEGN, from the coding sequence ATGAATTTATATGATGTAACGATTGTCGGCGGGGGTCCTGCCGGTTTATATAGTGCATTTTATGCGGGGATGCGTGATATGAAAACAAAAATACTTGAATTCCATCCGTATTTAGGTGGCAAGGTGAATATTTTCTTAGAGAAGATGCTCTGGGATGTTGGCGGCCAGCCACCAATTGTTGCTGAAAAATTTATCGGTCAATTAATCGAGCAGGCGATGACATTTGAGCCAACCGTTTGTTTGAATTCAAAAGTGCAGCACATTGAAAAGCAAGACGGTGTATTTGTGATCACGACTGACAACGGCGACAAGCATTACTCGAAATCGGTCATTATCGCTATTGGTGGCGGTATTTTTGAACCAATCAAGCTTGAAATTGAGGGCGCGGAAAAGTATGAAATGACGAATTTACATTACACGATTAATGGGATTGATCGATTTAAAGGCAAGGACGTACTCATTTCAGGTGGTGGGAATGGTGCGATTGACTGGGCAGTAGAGCTACTTCCAATTGCGAACAAGGTGACGGTTATTTATCGCAGTGAGGAATTAAAGGCCCATGAAGCGCAGGTGAAAAAGCTAAAAGAGTATAACGTTGATATTATGCTAAACACAGAAATTCAGTCGCTTATTTCAAACGATAGCAAAACAGCCATTGAACATGTAATTATTCGGGAAGGTGCGGTTGCAAAGAAGTTAGAGGTCGATGAGATTATTATTTGCCACGGCTACAACCGTGAAGTGTCACTGGATTTTGCAGAGGGGATTGTACCAAAGCGCAATGAGCATAAGCAGTTTGAAAGTGAAGGACAATGTAAAACGACAACACCCGGTGTATATGCGGTAGGAGATATTGTTGCTTATGCAGATAAGGTGTATTTACTTGTTGGGACGTTTAACGATGCTGTACTTGCGGTAAACAGTGCGAAAAAATATATTGAGCCGGATGCGAATAGTTATGCGATGGTATCGTCTCATAATGAGAAATTTACAGAACGTAATCAGCAACTAGTAATAGAAGGTAACTAA
- a CDS encoding iron chelate uptake ABC transporter family permease subunit, with amino-acid sequence MNSETMTSIMKARQVRKRRFVLTTSILIVMTIALCVAMLMLGNTIYPVKDVLSVLLGNDVKGATFAVGTIRLPRMLAGLLTGFAFGVGGYVFQTMLRNPLANPNVIGVTAGSSAAAVFCIIVLHASNTVVSIASVVGGLVTTLCIYFLAKGASFSIGRLILIGIGIQAMLNAVISYLMLIGKTHDLPTALRWLSGSLNGVKMETMYPLIIAVVIFTPLLMMFSKRLEMLELGEEMSSSLGVDTNKTRLVLIICAVLLIALATAVTGPIAFVAFLAGPIAKRLVGSNFSALIPAGLIGVILVLAADLIGQFAFTARYPVGVVTGIIGAPYLIYLLIRINRKGDI; translated from the coding sequence ATGAACAGTGAAACAATGACTTCTATTATGAAAGCAAGACAAGTACGCAAACGACGCTTTGTACTGACGACTTCGATTTTAATCGTAATGACGATCGCGCTTTGTGTAGCGATGCTCATGCTCGGCAATACAATTTACCCGGTAAAAGATGTGCTATCGGTTTTACTTGGTAACGACGTAAAGGGAGCGACCTTTGCAGTAGGTACGATTCGTCTGCCACGCATGCTTGCAGGGCTATTAACTGGCTTTGCATTTGGTGTTGGTGGCTATGTATTCCAAACAATGTTACGTAACCCGCTTGCCAACCCAAATGTGATTGGGGTTACAGCTGGTTCGAGCGCGGCGGCGGTATTTTGTATTATCGTCCTCCATGCGAGTAATACCGTTGTTTCGATCGCCTCGGTTGTTGGTGGTTTAGTTACAACGTTATGTATTTACTTTTTAGCAAAAGGGGCAAGCTTTTCCATTGGTCGTTTAATTTTAATCGGCATTGGAATTCAAGCGATGCTCAATGCAGTTATTTCGTATTTAATGCTAATCGGAAAAACGCACGACCTCCCAACAGCGCTTCGTTGGTTAAGTGGTAGTTTGAACGGGGTAAAGATGGAAACAATGTATCCGTTGATAATTGCCGTCGTAATCTTTACCCCACTGCTCATGATGTTCTCAAAGCGCTTAGAGATGTTGGAGCTTGGTGAAGAAATGTCTTCTTCACTTGGTGTCGATACAAATAAAACGCGCCTTGTGTTAATTATTTGCGCGGTGTTACTCATTGCACTTGCAACGGCAGTAACTGGCCCGATTGCATTCGTCGCCTTCTTAGCTGGTCCGATTGCAAAACGCCTTGTTGGCAGTAACTTTTCTGCGCTTATTCCAGCTGGGTTAATCGGTGTCATCTTAGTATTGGCCGCTGATTTAATTGGACAATTTGCCTTTACGGCAAGATATCCAGTAGGTGTGGTTACCGGCATTATCGGTGCACCGTACTTGATTTACTTACTTATTCGCATCAATCGTAAAGGAGACATTTAA
- a CDS encoding iron-siderophore ABC transporter substrate-binding protein, whose product MKKSLFMLVVACFMAIALAACSDSSDDKATDNTKKDDTVSTESSDQQYPITIKHAFGETVITEKPERVATIAWANHDVAIALGTVPVGFSAANYGMQDDSGMLPWTAEALKQLGEENPNIYQDTDGLDFEAIADSTPDVILAAYSGITQEEYDTLSQIAPVIAYKDVPWVTSWRDQVTLNAAGMGMEAEGAQLIADTEQLIADKADEYAAIKGKKAAFGMFTVTDLSKFYVYTPGDPRGEFLTDLGMVYPESLKALNTDGSFYIELSAEHADALADVEIFIAYGNKDTLAALQADPILGKVPAIEKGNVVIIEDNTPLAAAGNPNPLSIKYTIDEYLTLVSDVAKNIQ is encoded by the coding sequence ATGAAAAAATCATTATTCATGCTAGTAGTCGCTTGCTTTATGGCAATCGCATTAGCAGCTTGCTCAGATTCATCTGATGACAAAGCAACAGACAACACAAAAAAAGATGACACAGTATCAACTGAATCATCTGATCAACAATATCCAATTACAATCAAGCACGCTTTCGGTGAAACAGTGATCACTGAAAAACCAGAACGCGTGGCAACAATTGCCTGGGCAAACCATGACGTAGCAATTGCTCTAGGTACTGTACCTGTAGGTTTTTCTGCAGCCAATTACGGCATGCAAGATGATAGCGGCATGCTTCCTTGGACAGCTGAAGCGTTAAAACAATTAGGTGAAGAAAACCCGAACATCTATCAAGATACAGACGGTTTAGACTTTGAAGCAATCGCGGATTCAACACCAGATGTCATTTTAGCGGCTTACTCAGGCATTACACAAGAAGAGTACGACACATTAAGTCAAATCGCACCAGTTATCGCGTACAAGGATGTTCCGTGGGTAACTTCATGGCGTGATCAAGTAACATTAAACGCAGCTGGTATGGGCATGGAAGCTGAAGGCGCACAATTAATCGCGGATACTGAACAACTAATTGCCGACAAAGCAGATGAATATGCAGCAATCAAAGGTAAAAAAGCCGCATTCGGTATGTTCACTGTAACAGACCTTTCGAAATTTTATGTCTATACACCTGGTGACCCACGCGGTGAGTTCTTAACAGACTTAGGCATGGTCTATCCAGAAAGCTTAAAAGCATTAAACACAGATGGCAGCTTCTACATTGAGTTATCTGCAGAGCATGCGGATGCATTAGCAGACGTTGAAATCTTTATCGCTTATGGCAACAAAGATACGCTTGCTGCATTACAAGCTGATCCGATTTTAGGCAAAGTGCCTGCTATCGAAAAAGGCAATGTTGTGATTATTGAAGACAACACACCACTTGCAGCAGCTGGGAACCCTAACCCACTGTCAATTAAGTACACAATCGATGAGTACTTAACATTAGTTTCGGATGTTGCTAAAAACATTCAGTAA
- a CDS encoding M15 family metallopeptidase, which yields MKKLILAIILAIIGYQFLFNKETAAPDLPQQISLEQHTISNGDLILVNRDIKLQQDPTNLAQIPTDIGANVIVDSKFLLEKQAIQPLKALFEAAANDGMEHFIINSAYRSGKLQQQLYEENGAAYALPSGYSEHQTGLSLDIGSTAGKMENVDEGKWLEQNAHHFGFILRYPKNKVEVTDINYEPWHFRYVGLPHSVIMHEKDLVLEEYITFLKKDPSYTTKVNGTTYFVQYTDSRTKVNIPNTTNFNVSGENESGYIITSIIE from the coding sequence ATGAAAAAACTTATCCTAGCAATCATTCTAGCCATCATTGGCTATCAATTTTTATTCAATAAGGAAACTGCAGCACCTGACTTACCACAGCAAATTTCGCTCGAGCAGCATACGATTTCAAACGGGGACTTAATCTTAGTTAACCGCGATATTAAGCTACAGCAAGATCCGACGAATTTAGCGCAAATTCCAACTGACATTGGCGCTAACGTGATCGTCGATTCAAAGTTTTTATTAGAAAAGCAAGCTATCCAGCCACTAAAAGCACTATTTGAAGCAGCCGCAAATGATGGGATGGAGCATTTTATCATCAACAGCGCATATCGCAGCGGAAAATTACAGCAACAGTTATACGAGGAAAACGGCGCTGCCTACGCCCTGCCTTCTGGTTATAGCGAGCACCAAACCGGGCTTTCACTCGATATCGGGTCAACGGCTGGAAAAATGGAAAACGTAGATGAGGGCAAATGGCTCGAGCAAAACGCACACCATTTTGGCTTTATATTGCGCTACCCGAAAAACAAAGTTGAGGTTACCGACATCAACTATGAGCCGTGGCATTTCCGCTATGTTGGGCTACCACACAGTGTGATCATGCACGAAAAGGACCTTGTACTTGAGGAATATATTACTTTTCTAAAAAAAGACCCATCTTATACAACAAAAGTTAATGGTACAACTTATTTTGTACAATATACGGATAGTCGTACTAAGGTAAACATCCCAAATACCACGAACTTCAACGTATCTGGGGAGAATGAAAGTGGCTATATTATTACTTCTATCATTGAATAA